The Tropicibacter oceani DNA segment AACCGCCGCGGCAATGGCGTCCAGTTCCATCAGATTGCCGATGCGGGCCGCATCGGAGGCCGAGTTGATCGCCACGACGATCAATCCGGCAAGGCCCGACAGCCCGGCGCAGATCACGTAGGCCCCGATCTTGACCCGGTGCACCGGGATCCCGGAGAGCCGCGCCGCGCGCTCGTTTCCGCCCACGGCCAGCAATTGCCGGCCAAAGACCGACCGCGTGACGACCCAGAACAGCACCACGGCGATCAGCAGCACCAGCCAGCCCTGGAACGGCAGGCCCAGCACGCGGCCGGTGCCAAGATAGCTGAACGACGGGTTGGTGAAGGTCTGCAGGTTGCCATTGGTCAGCACCTGCGCCAGCCCTCGCCCCGAGATGAAGAAGATCAGCGTCGCGACGATAGGCTGCACGTTCAGGACGCTGACAAGGACGCCGTTGAAAATCCCGCAGCACAGCGCGACAACGATCGGCACAAGGATCGACGCCGCCAGCCCCAGGCCGGGGTTGGCCGTTGCGAAATCCGACAGGAAGATCAGCGGCGCCAGCGCGCCCGACAATGCCATCACCGCGCCGACGCTCAGGTCGATGCCGCCGGTGGCGATCACCAGCGTCATGCCCATCGCGACGATGGCGATGGTTGCCACCTGGCTGATGTTGACGAAAAGCGTCTGCGCCTGAAGAAAGTTCGGCGTCACGGCAAGGTTGAACAGCACGATCACAACAAGCGCCAGCAAGGCGCCGTGGCGGGAGGGGTCGAAGCGGCCCCGCATCATGGCAAGCGTCTGGGTCACGCGGCGCTCCTTTCGTGATGATGTGCGATGGCATTGATCAGCGCGCTTTCGGTCACACCGGGGTTCTGCAATTCGCTGACCGATGTGCCATCCTGCAGCACCACGATGCGGTCGGCGCCTTCCACCAGTTCCTCGAATTCCGAACTGATGAGCAGCACCGCCAGCCCGTCGGCCACCTGTTTGCGGATGATCGACTGAATCTCGAATTTCGCCCCCACGTCGACGCCCCGGGTGGGTTCGTCGAGAATCAGGATTTCCGGCTCCAGCGCCAGCCAGCGGGCCAGCAGCACTTTTTGCTGGTTGCCGCCCGACAATTCGCGGATCGGCTGCTCCATGCCCGAGGTCTTGATCTGCAAGGCATCGATATAGTGCTGCACCAGCTTGCGCTCGCGTTCGCGGTCGACGGCGCCCATGCGTTTCAGCTTTGGAAGCAAGGCCAAGGTGATGTTCTCGCGCACGGACATATGCGGGATGATGCCGTCGGCCTTGCGGTCCTCGGTCAGGAACCCCAGCCCTAGCGCAATGGCCTGTGCGGGCGTGTCCAGCGACGCGCCGGAATGGTGGCGCACCTGGCCTTCGGTCAGCGCATCGAGGCCGAAAACCGCGCGCGCCGCCTCGGTCCGGCCCGACCCAAGCAACCCGCCCAACCCCACGATCTCGCGCTTGCGGATGGTGAAGGACGTGCCGCGAAGACCGGTCTTGCTGCGCAGCCCCTCGGCCTGCAACAGCACCTCGCCGGGGTCGCCGTGACCACCGGACAGTGCTGTCAGGCCCGCGGCCTGGATTTCGCTCGCGTCGCGGCCCAGCATTTCGGAAACCAGCCCCAGCTTGGTCGTCTCGGCCACATCGTGCGTGGCCACAGTCTGGCCATCGCGCATGATCGTCACACGGTCGCAGATCTGATAGAGTTCGTTCAGGAAGTGCGAAATATAGAGCACCGCGACGCCCGAGGACTTCAGACTCCGAACCACGGAAAACAGCGTCGCGATCTCCTGATCGTCAAGCGAGGAAGTCGCCTCGTCCATGATGACCAGCTTGGCATCAAGCGATACCGCGCGCGCGATGGCAACAAGCTGCTGGATTGCGGTTGAATAGCTGCCCAGCTGCCGCGTCACGTCCACGTCGACACCGAAGCGCGCGAGGATCTCGCGGGTGCGCGCGTGGGCGGCCTTCCAGTCGATCAGGCCAAGCCGTGTGCGCGGCTCGTACCCCATGACGACATTCTCCGTCACGCTGCGCAAAGGCACGAGGCTGAGTTCCTGGTAGATCGTGGCGATCCCGGCATCCTGCGCCTCGCGCGGGGTGGTGATCGAAAGCGGCGCACCGTTCATCCGCACATCACCTGCGTCGCGGCGATAAACGCCGGTCAGGATCTTGATCAGCGTCGATTTTCCGGCGCCGTTCTGGCCGATGATCGCGTGCACCTCGCCCGGGCGGATGGCAAGGCTGGCATCCTGCAAGGCGATGATACCGGCAAAGGATTTCCCGATGCCCGTCATCTCGATGAGGTCAGTCATGTGGTATCCGATCGTGATGAAATCCGGAGGACGCGCGCAGCGTCCTCCGGCGAAAGGCCTCAGTAGGCTTCGTCGATGTGGTCGGCCGCGTTGTCCTGGGTAAAGATGCGGTCTTCGACCTGAACCCAGCCGGGGATTTCTTCACCGGCGGCGTATTTCTTCATCACTTCGCAGGCCAGCGGCCCGAAGAATGGCGAGCTTTCCACGGTGACACCCATCTTGCCGTCGATGATCGCCTGAAGCGCGTCGCGGGTGCCGTCGATCGAAACGATGGTCACGTCCTCACCCGGCTTGCGGCCCGCCAGCTCCAGCGCCTGGATCGCGCCAATCGCCATTTCGTCATTGTGGGCATAGACCACGTTCACGTCAGGGTGCGCTTGCAGCAGCGTTTCCATCACTTGGCGGCCCAAATCACGGGCAAAGTCGCCGGTTTGGCTGGCGACGATCTCGAACCGGTCATCCTGTGCGATGCGGTCGTCGAAACCTTTCTTGCGGTCGTTGGCAGGCGAGGAACCGGTGGTGCCTTCAAGCTCCACGATCACTCCCTTGTCGCCGTCGAAGTTCTCGATCAGCCACTCGGCTGCACGCTCGCCCTGGTCGATGAAATCGGACCCGAGGAAGGCCACGAAGTGCTCACCCGCCTTGGCGACGTTCGGATCGACCGAGCGGTCGACGAGGAAGGTGGGAATGCCCGCGGCCTTGGCCTTCATCACGGCGGGGATCAGGGGCTTTTCCTCGCGCGGGGGCAGGAAGAGTACGTCAATGCCTTGGGCGATCATGCTGTCCACGTCAGCCACCTGTTTCGCGGCAGAGCCCGCGGCATCCGTGGCGATCAGGTCCCAGTTGCAGGCCTTGGCGGTGTCGTGGAACGATTTGGTTTCCGCGATGCGCCAAGGGTTGTTGGATTCCATCTGCGCAAAGCCGACCTTGTAGCGGTCCTTTTGCGCCAGTGGCGGGGTTTCTGCCCCTGCAATCCCGGCAGATAGTGCAATCAGACCGGTCAGTGCCGACCCGAGAATGATACGTCTTTTCATGTGTCTTCCTCCCAAAAAAGCGGCCATTTCTCCTCGGCCGCAGCGAACCGGTCTATCCCCAGTTCATGTAAAGGGTCTGCTTGCGCAGATACCCGTCGAAGCCGTATTTTCCGTCCTCCCCGCCAAGGCCAGAGTGCCCCCAACCGTTGTGAAACGCCTGAAACTGCTCGCCATTGGCGCGATTGACGTAGATTTCGCCAAAGTTCAGCCGGTAAGGCGTCTGCATCAGGCGACGATGGTTTTGCGTGAAGATGTAGGCAGACAGCCCGTAATCGGTGTCATTCGCCATTTGCAGGGCGGTGTCGAAATCCGCCACGCGCACCGCCGGCACCACCGGGCCAAAGACCTCTTGCTCAATCACGGGCGAGTCGTTGTTTTTCACCTCAAGGACGGTGGGCGCGTACCAATGGCCGCGCAGATAGGCGCCTTCGGTCAGCGGCCCGCCCTCCAGCAGAACCTCGGCACCCTCGGCCACGGCGGCATCGACGATCGACTTGACCTTGTCGAGCTCGGGCCCGCTGACCTTGGGGCCCATGTCAGGGTCGGTCATCGGATCGCCGATGGTCAGCGCGCGCGAGGCAGCGACAAACTTTTCAAGAAACTCGTCCGCGATGTCCCTGTGCAGGTACATACGTTCGTTGCAGGTGCAGATTTGGCCGCAGTTGGTGTAGCGGGCCGTGACCGCTGCGGCGACGGCCTTGTCGATGTCGGCGTCTTCCATGACGATGAAGGGGGCCTTGCCGCCCAACTCCAACCGCAGCACCTTCATGCCATCCGCCGCCGAGCGGAAGATCTCGCGCCCTGCGCGGTTCGAGCCTGTCATGGTGATCAATCCGGTATCGGGATGTTCGACCAGCGCCCGCCCGACCACGGCGCCGCGCCCTGTCACCACGTTGATGACCCCGGCAGGGATGCCGGCCTGTTCGGCCAGCGCGGCAATGAAAAGACCCAAGAAGGGCGTGATTTCATGCGCCAGAAGCACGAATGTGTTGCCCGCAATTAGCGCCGGTCCGATCTTGCGTGCCGCCAAGGCTGCCGGATAGTTCCAGGCCGTCAAACCGACGACGACGCCATAGGGATGACGGCGAATCTGGATTTCCTCGTCCGGGTTGTCCGAGGCTATGATGTCGCCCTCGATCCGCCGCGCGCCTTCGGCTGCATGCTCGAGGAAACCGACAACGGCCCCCACCTCGCCCCGCGCCTGGCCGATCGGCTTGCCCTGTTCGCGGGTGATGAGCGTTGCAAGCTCCTCGGCGCGCGCCCCCACCAGCTGCGCCAGCTTGCGCACCGCGCGACCCCGCTCCACCGCGGGGCGGGCCGCCCATCCGGGCTGCGCCTTGCGGGCGGCGGCCACAGCGCGGGCGGCATCCTCGGTGCTGCCTTCAGGGATCGTGCCGATGATCGTGTCGTCCGCCGGATTCTCGACCTCGATCAGCGCACCGGGACGCGAGGCGATCCACTGTCCGCCAATCAGCATTTGCGCAACGATAGCTTGGGAGGGGGCGAAATCCATGTGCGTCCTTTTGGTACGACCAAATTTAGGGAAACATTGACTCAAACGAGACATTCGTCAACAGATTTCTTTGAATGTTGCGGATTACCTCGAAATATGGCTTGATGCCCCACAACTTTGGTATGCCCAAAAATGGAGATACGCGTGGAAGAGTTCGACCATATCGTCATTGGTGGCGGTGCCGCGGGCTGCGTGGCTGCCGGGCGGCTCGCCTCGGACGGCGGCGCGCGGGTGCTGCTGCTAGAGGCGGGGTATTCCAACCGGCACCCCCTGCTCGACATGCCGCCGGGCATCTTCAAGATGATCAACGGCACCCGCTTCATGCGCTATCACAAGACGGTGCCGCAGGCGCATCTGGGCGGGCGAGTGCATGACATCCCGCAAGGCCACGTGCTGGGCGGCGGCTCCTCGGTCAATGCGCAAGTCTACATGCGCGGACGGCCTTCGGATTACGACGGTTGGCAGGCGCTGCTGCACGGCTCCAACGACCCCGTCGACTGGGGCTGGGAGGCGGTGCTGCCCCACTTCCGCCGGATGGAGGGCAACAACCGTCTACTGGATGACCGCCACGGCGCGGCCGGGCCGTTGCTGGTGTCGGATCCCGGCCATATCGACAACCTGTCCCGGCTTTTCGTTCAGGCGGCGCAAGGGCTTGGCCTACCCTTCACGCATGACTTCAACGGTGCGCGGCAGACCGGCGTCGGTTTTTACCAGTTCATGAACCGCAACGGGCGGCGCTCTTCGGCCGCCTATGCCTATGTGACCCCGCAAGCGGACAACCCGAACCTGACCGTCCGCCTGCAATCCGAGGTCTCGCGAATCGATTTCGAGACCGGGCGCGCCGTGGGTGTCACCTATCGCGACAAGACGGGCGAACATCGGGTGCGCTGCGGCGGTGAAGTGATCCTGTCGGCCGGGTCACTTGTCACGCCAAAGATCCTGATGCTTTCGGGGATCGGCCCAGCCGATCACCTGGCAGAACACGACATTGCGTGCATCGCCGATCTGCCAGGAGTAGGCCAGAACCTTATGGATCACCCCGAGGTGCCGATCACCGCGCGGGTCAACGGGCCCTACGGCTATTACAAACAGGGCGATGGCTGGCGCATGTTGCGCAACGGGCTTCAGTTCAAGTTGTTCGGATCTGGCCCCGTGACGTCAGCGGGAGTCGAGGCGGGGGCCTTCGTCAATCCTGCGAACCCTGAGGGAGAGCCGACCATACAGGCCTTCTGCGTGCCGATCGTCTATGTCGACCGCGACACACGGGATCTGGTGGAGGACGGTCATGGGCTGACCGTCACCACCGTCGTCGTCAAGCCGCGGTCGCGGGGCGAGGTACGGCTAGCCTCGGCTGACCCGGCGGCCATGCCTCTTGTCTCGCCCAACCTGCTGAAAGACCCCGCCGACATGAACGAGATGGTCGCGGGCCTGCGCTATTTTCTGAGTGCGTTTGAACAGCCCCCCCTTGCCGACAAGATCGACCGCGTGATGCTGCCGCCCCCCGACCAGCGCGACGACGAGAGCCTGCGCGCCTATTGCCGCCGCTTCGTGAAGACCAACTATCACCCCGCCGGTACGGCCCGAATGGGCAAGGACGGCGATCCGAAGGCGGTACTCGACCCGCGGATGCGGGTGCGCGGGATCGACGGACTGCGGGTTTGCGATCTTTCAGCAATGCCTGATATCAATGCCGGAAACACACAGGCGCCCGCCATGATGTTGGGCGACAGGTGCGCCGATCTGGTGATGGGTGTACTATAAGGACAAGCGGATGACGGAGACCCTCATGCCTGGGATGAACGAAAGCAAATTGGGACGCGCCGCCGATACGGTCGTGCGCCGGCTTTCAGAGAAAATCCAGTCCGGCGAATATTCGGACGGCACCCCCCTGCCCCCCGAACGCCTTTTGATGGAAGAATTCGGCATCAGCCGCACCGTGGTCCGTGAAGCCGTTCAGAGCCTGTCGAAACAGGGATTGCTGGAAGCCCGCCCCCGCCACCGTCCGATCGTTCGCAAACCCGGGTATGACGCCGCGATCTCGGCGATGGAATCGGTGGTCGTTCATTTGCTGAACAATTCGGGCGGGGTGAAGAACCTCTTTGACACCCGCATCCTGATGGAGGCCGCGCTGGTGCGGCAGGCGGCGCAAAAAGCGCGAAAGGACGACATCGCGGCGCTGAAAGCCGCGCTTGAGGCGAACCAAGCCGCCATCGACGACAGCGAGGAATTCTACCGTACCGACCGGGCCTTCCACGCGCTGCTTTACGATATTCCGCGCAACCCCGTGCTCCCGGCGCTGCACAAGGCCTATGTCACCTGGCTTGCACCGCAGTGGTCGCGGATGCCAAGGTTGCCGGAACGCAACCGCGCCAACTTCGAAGCACATAAGCGGATCTTCGACGCCATCTTGATGCGCGATCCCGACAGCGCAGAAGCGGCCCTGCGCAGCCATCTGGAGCAGGCCTGGGATCAGGTCTGTGAAACTTTCGGCGATGATCTCTGAGCGCGCGGGCTCAGATGTTGATTTCCACCCGGAAGTGAGCCGCCTAGCGGCGTGATTTCCATTGAGAATTGCCCCTTGGCCCCTGTGCCTGTCGCCATGCGCAACGGGGGACATTGGCGTGATACACATGGGACTTATGAACAACAGCCGACGTATGGCTTTGCGCGAAATTGCGCAGCAGGCCGGGACGCCGCGCAAAACCATCAAGAAGCCTGTGAACGCAGGCCCGATCGAGCCACAGTTCGCGGCGCCGAAGCAGCAGAGCAAGCTCAGTCCATTCGTGACATTGCCTGTGGAAATGTACTGTCGGTCGATGGTTGCTGTTCGATGCCCACTGGCACGGGTTCCGGGTCTTTCGGCGGGGTCCCGCAGCGCGGCATCAAAGACAATATACGCACCGCGGTTAATCGCGTCGGTCGCGGGACGGTCCGATTTTTCTCAACCGCCTGACCCATCGTTGCCGCATTCCGTGGACCGGAAATGACATCTTCCGCTTCCTGGCCAGTTCGGCCGCAACTGCGCGAAAAACAAATGGGGCACTCATGCCTTGACCAAAGACTGCCCCCCGAAACAAACCCTGAAGGCAGGCCAAATCCCGATGGAAAACCCGGGGCACGTCCGGGTGGAAATCAACACAGCGCTGCTTGAAGGTTCAAGAAGCGCTTTGTCGGCAGTCAATCGGAGATCTGGGGGCACTATGCGAAAACCGCAAAAAGAACTTGTCCCTTATCAACCTCTTAATGCCGCAATCACAGCCCCTGTGGGCCACCGCTTTTTCCTGCATCGTTGATCCGCGCACCATACCCGCGTGACACGGCATTTCGCAGGCTTGTCCGATGTCGGCTCAGCGTTTGGTGCTTCGGTCGCGGATCTGGCCGTAGGCGACCATCATCAGGTAACCGACGTTTACACCCGCCAGCAAGAACCATGGGTGGGTAAAGCTCAGGCCGATCACGATCACCGTGGCGAACAGGATCACCGCCGTCAGGCTGCGCGGCACCTTGAGCGCCTTGGGCGACGGGGTCTTGAGCCGGGAAATCATCAGGCCACCGACAATGGTCAGCCAGATGCAGACCGCCACCGGAATGCTGCCCGCCGAAAACGTGCCGGACAGGGTCAGGAATACCGGCATCAACCCCAGCAAGGCCCCCGCCGGGGCCGGGACCCCGACGAAATACCGCTTGGCCGGGGCGCTTTCGTCGGCCTGGCCGGATGTCACGTTGAACCGGGCCAGGCGCAGACAGGCCGCAGCCGCGAAAAGCAGTGCGAAGATCCAGCCAAAGCCGCCCGTGTGGCTCAGGTGGACCTGGTAGACCAGGATCGCCGGGGCGACGCCGAAGCACAGGAAATCCGACAGCGAATCCAGCTGCGCGCCCATGGGCGATTCCGCCTTGAGGCGGCGCGCCAGAAGCCCGTCCAGACCGTCGGCCAGTGCCGACAGGATGATCAGAAAGACCGCCGTGGTGAACCGGCCCTCTATGGCGAAACGGATCGCCGTCAGGCCCAGGCTCATCCCGATGAGGGTGACCATGTTCGGCAAGAGCATCAGGATCGAAACGGCACCCGCTTCGCTGCGGGGCTGCCCTCCGGGGGGAGTTTCCGGCATGCTCACGCCTCGTGCACCGTGCCGGCCAGATCCGCGATCACCGTTTCGCCCGCCACCATGGTCTGGCCGATGCGCACCTGCGGCGTGCTGCCCTCGGGCAGGTAAATATCCAACCGCGAGCCAAAGCGGATAAGGCCAAAGCGTTCGCCCCGGGCCAGGTCCTGGCCCTCGGTGCTCCAGCACAGGATGCGGCGGGCCACCAGCCCGGCAATCTGCACGACGCCATAGCGCCGCCCATCGGGCAACGCGACCGTCAGCCCGTTGCGTTCATTGTCGGCCGAGGCCTTGTCGAGCGAAGCGTTCAGGAATTTCCCCGGCCGATAGGCGACCTTTTCGATCCGTCCGGCGGTGGGCAGGCGATTGACGTGGCAGTTGAACACCGACATGAACACCGACACCCGCATCATTTCGGCCTCGCCCAGGCCCAGTTCGGCCGGCGGCACCGCCGGTTCCAGCAGCGACACGATGCCGTCCGCAGGCGATACCATGATGTCGGGGCGCTCGGGGCTTACCCGCTCGGGGTCGCGAAAGAAGTAATAGACCCAGACGGTCAACCCGACGCCGATCCAGCCCAGCGGTTCCCACAGCAGGAACAGCAACAGCGTGATCGCCGCCGCGATGGCGACGAAACGCCGGCCCTCGGGGTGCATCGGCTTGACGAAGGTGGAAAGCATGGAAACAGACATGGGGCCCCGCAATTCTGGTCTGGTCCACTCCTAGCCAAACTTGCCGAAGATGCAAATCAAACCTGTCGGCCCGTGCGGCATGGCGCGCCCTGCAGGTCAGGCCTGCAGGGCGCGGGTTCAGGGCGCAGGGCGCCGGATCAGACCGTCATGATGGCATCGTCGATCACGACGGCAACGCCGCTGTCCGTGGTGATCTGTACCGCATGAATGTCATCAAAGGCCTCGGGCGTGGTGTTTGCCCCGACCGCGCCGATGCCGAAATCGCTTGCCTCAAAGTCGATCTGGGTGGCCTCTGTGCTGCTGTCGATCACGAACTCGAAGGAATCGACCTCGACCAGGGTGTAGGAATAATCCGAAAAGCCCGCGAAGGTCGTGCTGGGCAGTTCGACGACCCCGATGGTGTAAAGGGTGATCGTCACCGTCGCCTGACCGCCCGAGGCCGGGTTCACCGACAGCGCGTTCAGATCGAACGATTCTCCCAGGTCTTCCGGCACCGGAAACGTCTGACCCGGCGTCGTCGTGGTCAGGAACTGACCCTCGCCGCCAATGCCAAAGGCCAGCCCCGGCGCCAGGATGCCAAAAGGGTCGTCCGGGGTTTCGACGACTTCGACCACGGGGTTTCCGGCCTCGTCCTTGATCGGCTGGCCCTCTTCGTCCAGCACCTCGGTCACGGTGGTGATGGTCGAATAGGTGCCGATCACGACATTGTCGCCGCCATCGGTGGTCTGCCCCAGCTGAATGCCTGTCGGGGTGCGCCCATCGCCGCCCAGCTCGTCGGTTTCCACCGCCGTGGCGACGCCGGAAAAGGTAAAGCCCATGCTGCCGGGAACCGGGCCCTGGAATTCCGGATCGGTCCAGGCGAACTCTTCAAAGTCCAGCACCACCGTCTTGGACTCGGTCGGGCCATCTGCCGGGTTGACGTAGTCATAGACCAGTTGCCCCTTGGCGACGTCTTCGCCGTCCGAGACCTGATAGTCGATCGTGCCGACAAGGTTGCTGCCATCGGCGACGGGGATGGCCGTCAGGTCGATGGTCAGATCACCGCTCAGCGCATCATAGCTGAGCGCGCCATCGGCCAGGATCGGATCTCCGGTGCTTTCGTCAAAGCCGATTTCCAGCCCGCCGATGGTGATGACCAGATCACCGTCCGGTGTTTCCGCGTCCGACACCAGGTCGAACAGGTTGACGGTAAAGGTCGGCGCCAAAGGATCATCGACGATGATCTGCGCGGGCGGAGCGGTGGAAAAGGGCGGCTGGATTGGCAGACTGGTCGCCACGGGCGGGGTATTTCCTGCCCCTGGGGTGTCGCCCGCCAGTTCCAGCGTGATGACGTTGCTGGCGGTCAGGCCTTCGGCATCCTCGACCACGTAGGTCAGGGAAAAGACCGCGGTCTCACCCTCTTCAAGGCCGAAGAACGCCGGATCAAAGGAAAGTTCGCCACCATCCCCGCCGGTCAGCCCGCCAGAAAAGCTGACCGGGATCGGGCCACTTTCGCTGTCCCAGGTCAGGCTGGTGATGGTCAGGATGTCCCCGACATCGGGGTCCGAGACGATTTCCGACAGCTTGATCGCAACCGGCCCGTTCTCTTCGTCGGCCACCACGACCAGGGGGGCCGCCACCGGGGCCGAGTTGGCCGGCGGCGGGGCATCGTCGATGCCGTTGATCGTCACCGGGACAAACCCGACAGCGCTGTCGTTCGGTGCACCGCTGTCATCGGTGACGATATAGCGAAAGGTGATATCAAGGCTGTCGCCCTGCCCCAACCCCGGGATGCGCGCCGGATCAATGCGGATCAGCCCGTCACCGACAACCTGGAAGGGAATCGGTTTGCTGTCCCGCGTCAGGGCAATGCCGTCGAACGACAGCCCATCCCCGTCAGGATCAAAGGCCTGAGTGCCAAGGTCGATGATCTGGACGCCATCCGCCTCGTTGATGGTCAGCGGGATCTCCAGAGACCGCGGCGCGTCGTTCACCGGGTTTACCGTGACGGCAACCGTTGCCGTATCCGTCAAACCGCCGCCGTCGGTGATCTCGTAGGTGATGGTATCGCTGCCGTTGAAGTCCGGGTCGGGCGTATACAGCAGCGTCCCGTCGCCCTGAATCACGACCGATCCATTCAGCGCGCTGGCATCGGTGACCGTCAAACTGTCGCCGATATCAACATCCGTGTCATTGCCCAGAACGTCGATGATCTTGCCCGTGTCCTCGTCGGTTTCGGCAGTATCATCGGCCGCCACAGGCGCGTCGTTCACCGGGTTCACCG contains these protein-coding regions:
- a CDS encoding Ig-like domain-containing protein, which codes for MKFLFGLSGYERLLGTFMDTGGKGGGPSTGWHIFGNGSKGSKPINGTNADDTLTGTTLADKISGKNGDDTIFGLAGDDNLDGNNGDDVIEGGEGDDDITGNNGFDTAVYGGSILDFSFSAPSGGANTTTVTDLNTADGDEGTDVLKHVEAIQFNDFLYLIGQDNAPMVIGNGGTTTEDSAGTFVVTAYEFDGDALLPPAVTYAGPGTVSLVSTTPLSPAIGVGATYTFEFDPDGQFETLADGQSAVQSVQVEVTDANGTASVIDVDVTVTGVNDAPVAVDDTAETDEDTGQIIDVLGNDSDIDNGDTFGVTDASALNGSVVIQGDGTLLYTPDPDFNGSDTITYEITDGGGLTDTATVAVTVNPVNDAPVAADDTAETDEDTGKIIDVLGNDTDVDIGDSLTVTDASALNGSVVIQGDGTLLYTPDPDFNGSDTITYEITDGGGLTDTATVAVTVNPVNDAPVAADDTAETDEDTGKIIDVLGNDTDVDIGDSLTVTDASALNGSVVIQGDGTLLYTPDPDFNGSDTITYEITDGGGLTDTATVAVTVNPVNDAPRSLEIPLTINEADGVQIIDLGTQAFDPDGDGLSFDGIALTRDSKPIPFQVVGDGLIRIDPARIPGLGQGDSLDITFRYIVTDDSGAPNDSAVGFVPVTINGIDDAPPPANSAPVAAPLVVVADEENGPVAIKLSEIVSDPDVGDILTITSLTWDSESGPIPVSFSGGLTGGDGGELSFDPAFFGLEEGETAVFSLTYVVEDAEGLTASNVITLELAGDTPGAGNTPPVATSLPIQPPFSTAPPAQIIVDDPLAPTFTVNLFDLVSDAETPDGDLVITIGGLEIGFDESTGDPILADGALSYDALSGDLTIDLTAIPVADGSNLVGTIDYQVSDGEDVAKGQLVYDYVNPADGPTESKTVVLDFEEFAWTDPEFQGPVPGSMGFTFSGVATAVETDELGGDGRTPTGIQLGQTTDGGDNVVIGTYSTITTVTEVLDEEGQPIKDEAGNPVVEVVETPDDPFGILAPGLAFGIGGEGQFLTTTTPGQTFPVPEDLGESFDLNALSVNPASGGQATVTITLYTIGVVELPSTTFAGFSDYSYTLVEVDSFEFVIDSSTEATQIDFEASDFGIGAVGANTTPEAFDDIHAVQITTDSGVAVVIDDAIMTV